From Segatella copri, the proteins below share one genomic window:
- a CDS encoding DUF3127 domain-containing protein, producing MANTMTGRVLLIGNVEEIPSKSGGEPFKKRVVVLNCTHSNFGEVYENYPSFEFSGKHVDDPADFAVGEIVTISFALQGTKYQKSANDPVKYFNTISGYKIEKYQRGGQTQQQAPPPPQPQGVQSPAPQPGKDDDLPF from the coding sequence ATGGCTAATACAATGACAGGAAGGGTATTACTTATCGGCAATGTCGAGGAAATACCAAGCAAGAGCGGCGGAGAGCCGTTCAAAAAGAGAGTTGTGGTTCTTAACTGTACACACTCGAACTTCGGAGAGGTGTACGAGAACTACCCAAGTTTTGAGTTCAGCGGAAAGCACGTGGATGATCCTGCTGATTTTGCAGTTGGCGAGATTGTTACTATATCTTTTGCTCTTCAAGGTACCAAGTATCAGAAGAGTGCAAATGACCCGGTAAAGTATTTCAATACCATTTCGGGTTATAAGATAGAAAAGTATCAGAGAGGTGGCCAGACGCAGCAGCAAGCTCCTCCACCACCGCAGCCACAAGGAGTTCAGTCACCGGCACCGCAGCCGGGCAAAGATGATGATTTGCCATTCTAG